The DNA sequence TGAATAATGCCGACGAGTAGGACATCGTCGAGTCGAGCCATTGGCGGTAAAACTCGTTGCCGAGATCGTAGTGAAAACGGATATTGGCGCGGCTTCCGCGGCGGCTGTTGCGGCGCAGCCGATGGCGGAAGCGGTCCAGATGCCGCTGCCACGCGGGGCGTTCGGCCAGATCGGTCAGCGCGCGCTCGTTGTCCATCGTGAACCGCAGCAGGGATTGCAGGTCGGGGCTGTCCCAGTCGCCCGCAATATAGCCCTCGGCGAAGCCGATTTCGCCCCGGTTCAGGACGCGGAACAGCGCGCGCCACGGGTGGCGCAAGCGCCAGGTGGCAGCAACACCCGGCGCGTGCCCGCGCAGGCTCAGCCGATTTCCGGCGGTGTCGATCAGCAGGATCTCACCGCGGTCGATGCCGGCCAGTGCCCGGGCCAGCCAGCGTAACGGCAGCGCCGGCGAGCGCTGCCCGGCGGTCGCGAGAGCGGTGGAGGGGACGGGATCGTGGGACATCAGCTGATCTCCTGTGTCGGGGGCCCGGGTTTGCGATGGAAGCGACCGCCGCGCAGCCAGATCTTCAGAGCCTGCCAGTGGATCAGCAGCAGGATCCTGGCGGTTGCCCAAGGCATGGTGAACAGGATCCGGAGCAGGGCGCGGTCGGTGAACTCCTGGCGCCGGCCGGACTGGCTCGCCACGAGCAGCAGGTCCTGGTGTTCGTACTCCCGGATCGCGATGCCAAGACTCTCTGCCGGCACCTGCAGCCGGAAAGCGTAGCGCGCCTGCATGCCGATGAACGGCGAGACATGGAAGCGCTTGGGTTTCTCGCCCCGAACCGGCCAGGTCAGTGGGGCACCATCGTTGTGCAGCAGATAGTGATGGTGCTCGCCGAAAGTGTTGCGGACCTCGAGCAGTGCCGCGCGTGCTGTGCCGTCGCGATGCTCGCAGTACCAGATACTCAGCGGGTTGAACGCGTGGCCAAGAATCCGCGGCATCGCCAGCAGCCGGATTCGGCCTCCCTCGAGCCGGATCGC is a window from the Thioalkalivibrio paradoxus ARh 1 genome containing:
- a CDS encoding DUF1365 domain-containing protein, translated to MSAPAHIYHCQVMHQRLFPVAYRFRYRLFTMLFDIDRLEALAQDHRWFSKDRFNLFSLYTRDHGRRDGSPWRPWIEAVLARHAIRLEGGRIRLLAMPRILGHAFNPLSIWYCEHRDGTARAALLEVRNTFGEHHHYLLHNDGAPLTWPVRGEKPKRFHVSPFIGMQARYAFRLQVPAESLGIAIREYEHQDLLLVASQSGRRQEFTDRALLRILFTMPWATARILLLIHWQALKIWLRGGRFHRKPGPPTQEIS